The Cheilinus undulatus linkage group 17, ASM1832078v1, whole genome shotgun sequence genomic sequence taaaaagttttgagtaaacttcaaaaataccaagaGCCAAGGccaaaaagaggaaagaacTGTGTCAAGTCCCAGATCTCTGGTCAAACAAAGCAGTCTTCAGTGAGAAATAGTCCCTTACCGATAactcaaaaaaacaaagccaaGATCTTTACGCCAGAAGTCAAGTCCAGATTCAATGCAAATCAATCCGTTAGACAAAACAACAAGTCCCACATTAAGACCCAGGTCTTGACCAACAACTAtgttttaaacccattttctaaTTTTCACCAAAAGCATCTATAGACGCAGACTCACCAATAACCCACTGGATCCAGATGACATCATAGCGTCCACTCTCTGGTACAAAGTCCTGCAGACCATGGCAGTAGTAGTTTCCCACCCTCTTTCCGTCTTCTCCTAGGTACGTCTTGGCTTTGTCCAGAAACTCCTTCGTCACGTCCACCAGGTCCACGGTTTTGAACAGCGGCAGCAGTAAACGCTTGGTGATCCTCCCAATACCGGCACCACAGTCCAGGGCACAGCTGGTGCCCGTCTTCCCCTCACCTTccttaaaacaaagataatgaaaaatgtaaaaaactaGCAGCTACTTCGTGGGTAAACAGGTGGAAAATCATTAAACTTGTGTGTATGTTGAAATTGTGACATAAATGGTTAAGGCTAAAACCAGCATTTACGAGTGTAGGCAAAAGTCTTGTGTGTCCCAAACAAGTCCCAAGTTAATACCAACAAGTTTGAAGCCAGCACATATGTGAATAACATGCAATCAGACCAGATCAAATTCAATTCCAAGTCTTTAGTCCTAAATCCACTGATGCttaattagggctgaacaatctgggaaaataatccaattgtgattttttcccccagtgttgtgtttgcaatttgatatgtgattattccttaagttccttATCAAATGcgttttccaacaaacacaagcattagattattctttattattctttatatatatatatatatatatatatatatatatatatatatatatataatgattTGGACTAATATTGCAAAtcggatatgaattgttgtgttCGAAAggaatgattgttttttttttttttgtcattctcatatttaataaaaaaagagcaaaaaaagaaaaagggaagatttttgcaaacttccaaaaaaatggcacttgaattaTTGCATAATATGTAATGTGTAACATCTcttatgcaaaaaaatgtttgaaactggCACAAAATTCAGGTCAAAGAagtattgcaccttctgtgatttgaaaaattgtagcaggccatattgcaatttaatctaattttcgattaactTATTGCCCAGCCTATGCTTAATCAGTGCCTTAAAGTCCTCAGTTGTTAGCTTATAGGACTACATCCAACTATTCAAGACCCAAGTCATCTTCAATGCCCTAGTAATCATTTGAACTAGTTAGGATGACTGTTAAGATTTGTACAAGTTTCTTACACCGAGGaatttctgcagaaaagctTTCGATCCTTTGAGATCGATGTTGGAGATGCTGCCGTATCCTCCCAGCATGCCGTCCACCGTGGGGGGAACCTCCCTCCAGTAGTCCTCTGCATTGGAGTAGAAGCTACCCTCATCTTCGGCTATGTCCCCCATCCTGTTAAACCCAttgacaacatttttctttcaaagaaCAATGTTAATAAACTACTGGGGCTACTCGATAAAGGCAAAAACCATTATTACAATTATTTCCATCAATAATGAGATCATGGTTGTTTAGCCTAATGACTCACTGGCTTAACAACAACTGGGTCTGCACAGATTGGGTGCATAAATTTCAAATGATTAATTGAATCTGTCTGCAACAATTGCAGAGCAAattcttaaatttctttatgATTGTTCCAGGACCGACTCCCAAAAACCGTACGACTAGGTTTATATACCTTTTTTATTGACCTATAGCTGCCTTTTCtagcatttttttctgctctctctgcagcacAGCATAAATCACAGTAATCATACAGTCCTGTTCATCATCTTTTCATTATCATAGGAAGCTAAAATTGTAATTGTAactgaaatttgattaattgccaAGCACTATAAACTCCTAATCAAGTGatttgaaaagtaaaagcaaaaagtgCTGAATTTGAAAGTAAGTGAATAAACTGGATCAAGAAACATTACATTATGTGAAAGATCCTCAAActtgcaaatacttttttttttttttacatatctaTAAATATAAAAGTACCTACTCCTAGTTCTCTCATTATATTACAGTTTCATGTGAGCTTTCAGCTAATGCTGCACAATTATTCTAATCACAGTGTCAAGGCTGTGCAATTTCATAattgcataaaaggctgcaatcatttttgtagtaagtagcacttgaaaggtttaaaaaatgccTGAGGTAAGGCCGTTAAGTTTACAATAGGGCCATTATAGCACTTTGTAGAAGGAGCTTTATTTCATTAGAGGAAATACATTTTCTTAAATGCTTGGTTACCTTGAAAGCTTCAGGgtttatattcttttttaaatggttttgagtagagaaatacacatttcaactttcattattctctgtattttccttaataaccaagcaagtagactcatggTTCCATTTATGCTTTATATTGTAATTGCAGTATTGTCCAATGTCCAGTTACAGTATAATCCCAATCACATATTATTACCAAATCAGATAGCACTACAGTCAGCCACCTGGTTTTCCCCATTAAACTCTTTAACTAGCACTGATTCATTAACAACAGTTCATTATATCACAGCAGCAACTTGGGCCACTAGATTAGTGCAAAAATCATAATTCTTAACACtatgaaaaacacacaataaatGAAAATAGTAGATATAAAAATAGGCATTTATAATTGCATATTTTACATAGAAAACAAAAAGTGCAGTACAGCATGTGGCGCAGTAATAATTTTATCCCAGATATCTTGTTTTCACAATCAAGGAAAGCAAAAATTGTCACTGAAACTGAGACTTGATGAACTGCCCAGGTCTATTACTAATGTGTAACATGGAGCGGAGGAGGCAGGGGGGGTCTACTACCAAGCAGCCTGTTGGTTAAATACACACACGGTGACTGCAGCCAAATTTGGTCATCACTAAGCAGTAATTCAGCTGTCAGCAGCTGTCTTGTGACCGGAGCAGAGGGCAAACATTCCCTCTGAGGCTTTGACCGACTTTACACAGAGCACTAACAGCCAATACCACGCACCCAGTATTCTGTAAGTATTTAAAATAACTCATTTAAACAGAGCGGTCACTATGACAGAATTTAACTTCAATACGgtgagaggaaaaataaaaacatgtcaacACCTGATGCAATACCACAGGAACAAAATGATAAATCAATAAACAATagctgtaataataataagataGAGTTATCCAAATATTGgcttatttcttgttttcaagTAATCAAAAGTGCAAAGTACTCATAAGTAAATGCGTGCATAATGTCCAGATTTTAACAAGATGATGACAATGTTATGCTACTGGACTACTGCaaattttgattgatttatttgcagtttttataAGAttcaatgcttttttttatACTATTAATCATTTAAGTCAAAGACTGTGTAGTCTGAAAATAAACGTGATATTTTGGTAACTTACATGTAAACAAAAGAAGCATTAAACAagaaaatttcacaaaatgtgTCAATCAGtaactgaaaaagaaagaggTTGAAGCCTTTGGCTAATTTTTGTCTATCCCCTGAACAGGAAGCATCAAAAAGTGTATGAGTATcattaatatttacagccttaGTTTATAATGTTCTATTTTCTATGGTAAACAGCGATAAAAATAGAACTCCACAGAACCTTCTATTGGCCATTTCATCTCCTACTTATTTGGGGACTGTATTAACTGTGCTGAAGTTAACTTGCCGTTTTTTCCCCAAAGTCAGAATGGGTTAATAACTTTGGCATACTTCCTTAGTATTATGTTGTATTGTGTTAAATTTTCCTTTGAAAGCACTTTGCAAAATTGTTAAATAATACATGTCTACATGTCTTCTTCTTGTCCTTTATTCCGTTTAAAATGGGTATTTGTTGGGCCTTCAAGGTTTCATGAGTGTATCTGTAATAAATGTTCACTTATGGAAAGTTCTGGGATTTTTGAAGTACGTTAATTAGGCAAACCAGTCCATCTAAATATCAAACAGCACAAAGGTTTATTCAGTTCAGACTCACAGGAGAATCAATGCCCCTTAAATCGCCATAGGAATTACAGTgtttaaaacacagtaaaatgTTTTACTAAAACGGCATTTCCTGCTTCTACAGCTAAAATAATAAGTAGAGCTAGAAAACCCTGTTTATATCCATTAAAGTGCCACATAAGAGCTTTTTAGCCACTGAACCTTGGTATAATTTAGGATCTTAGCTTTTAATAACACACAATTCaacaacatttttgattttcagcGTAAAACTCTGACAGTTTAACAAACAATTATgataaataattatatttactGTTCATTTTGATGAAAGTAAATATTGTTAAGGCCCTGCACGTGCTTGTAGGATGTAGTTACCATTGATCTTTAACAGTTAGCTCCCAGGCTAGTTAGCCGCTAACGCTATTGTTTACGTGTGTATTTTATCAACGTCTCCGTCGTTTATATAAAGTTTCATAGCAATTATCTCTAATTAAACTGACCTCGGTTTTTCAGCTCAGGTCCCGCTCCCTCCTCGTCTTCTCTCAAACCCCCGGGCTGTGCCGGTTTGTCACTGCTTCAGCTTTCTATTTGGGACCATCACTGCTGCACGCGCTACACGTCATTTCCTTATTTGGATTTCTGGGGAAGAGCAGGCGTAGTAGCGCCCCTAGTGGCGATAATGATATCAAACTCACCGGTAGCGTTGATGAGATGTTCAACTCAGAGCCGGATTTAACATTTTTGGGCCCTAAGCGGACACAGCAACATCAACATCagcaatgctttttttttaaatacagaaatgtttaatttaaaaatgtctatttGGAGATTCTAAATGGGCATATGGGCATTTTTGGTCATATTCCACCTGCCACAAAACtctcaaaagtggtaaaaaggatttgtttgttaaaaatatttgtataatatTTATCATAGGATGTTTGGTAAAATAACATCACACCAAATTACTTATTTGTGGTGTTTTTCCAaatgaaaatgtagaaaaaggtTATAAACCACACaaatatttccattttattttctaaaagttTAATTCTGCCATAACATGACCAAATttactctctttttttctttctttttttcacttttaatgtgGTGTGTTAAGAAAAGCgttgattaaaaaatacattatatatgtg encodes the following:
- the ntmt1 gene encoding N-terminal Xaa-Pro-Lys N-methyltransferase 1, producing MGDIAEDEGSFYSNAEDYWREVPPTVDGMLGGYGSISNIDLKGSKAFLQKFLGEGEGKTGTSCALDCGAGIGRITKRLLLPLFKTVDLVDVTKEFLDKAKTYLGEDGKRVGNYYCHGLQDFVPESGRYDVIWIQWVIGHLTDDHLVEFLRRCQKGLRPNGLVVIKDNVSYEGVVPDEVDSSVCRDLDIVHSLVSRAGLRIIHEEQQMDFPKEIYHVYSLALR